The following proteins are co-located in the Salvelinus namaycush isolate Seneca chromosome 31, SaNama_1.0, whole genome shotgun sequence genome:
- the LOC120025986 gene encoding apelin receptor B-like, with the protein MEKWTTPEYYDYDYEDQENSTMCDYSEWKPSYSVIPVLYMLIFILGLSGNGVVIFTVWRAQAKRRSADIYIGNLAMADLTFVLTLPLWAVYTALGYHWPFGVALCKISSYVVLLNMYASVFCLTAMSFDRYLAIVHSLSSTQLRTRGHMQASLTAIWLLSGLLAAPTLIFRTTKDDENSDLISCGMDFSLVLGGGNQTISQSNELKQKESMWIAGLSISSSALGFLLPFLAMMVCYCFIGCTVTRHFNSLRKEDQRKRRLLKIITTLVVVFAACWMPFHVLKSADALSYLNLAPNTCAFLRFLLLAHPYATCLAYVNSCLNPFLYAFFDLRFRSQCLCLLNLKKAMHTSPASSMSSQKTEAQSLATKV; encoded by the coding sequence ATGGAGAAGTGGACAACCCCTGAATACTATGACTATGATTATGAAGATCAGGAGAACAGCACCATGTGTGACTACTCTGAGTGGAAGCCGTCCTACTCAGTCATCCCAGTCCTCTACATGCTCATCTTCATCCTGGGTCTCTCTGGCAACGGTGTGGTCATCTTCACTGTGTGGAGGGCTCAGGCCAAGCGCCGGTCAGCAGACATCTACATAGGCAACCTGGCCATGGCTGACCTGACCTTCGTGCTGACTCTGCCACTGTGGGCAGTGTACACTGCATTGGGCTACCACTGGCCCTTCGGTGTGGCCCTCTGCAAGATCAGCAGCTACGTGGTGCTGCTCAACATGTACGCCAGCGTCTTCTGCCTCACCGCCATGAGCTTTGACCGCTACCTGGCCATCGTGCACTCTCTGTCCAGCACCCAGCTGCGTACCCGTGGCCACATGCAGGCCTCCCTGACGGCCATCTGGCTCCTCTCCGGCCTACTGGCTGCCCCCACACTCATCTTCCGCACCACCAAGGATGACGAGAACAGCGACCTCATCTCCTGTGGCATGGACTTCAGCCTGGTGTTGGGTGGGGGTAATCAAACAATCAGTCAATCAAATGAATTGAAGCAGAAGGAGTCCATGTGGATCGCAGGGCTCAGCATCTCCTCCTCTGCCCTGGGCTTCCTCCTGCCCTTCCTGGCCATGATGGTGTGCTACTGCTTCATCGGCTGCACCGTGACACGCCACTTCAACAGCCTGCGTAAGGAGGACCAGAGGAAGCGGCGTCTGCTGAAGATCATCACCACCCTGGTGGTTGTGTTTGCTGCCTGCTGGATGCCCTTCCACGTGCTGAAGAGCGCTGATGCCCTCTCCTACCTGAACCTAGCTCCAAACACCTGCGCCTTCCTCCGCTTCCTCCTGCTGGCCCACCCTTACGCTACCTGCCTGGCCTACGTCAACAGCTGCCTCAATCCCTTCCTGTATGCCTTCTTCGACCTGCGCTTCCGTTCCCAGTGCCTCTGTCTGCTCAACCTGAAGAAGGCCATGCACACCAGCCCCGCCAGCTCCATGTCCTCCCAGAAGACAGAGGCCCAGTCGCTGGCCACTAAGGTGTGA